A stretch of Myxococcus hansupus DNA encodes these proteins:
- a CDS encoding acyl-CoA desaturase, with amino-acid sequence MQTPSQALPAADERLNWLSSIPFFAVHLMCLFVFAVGAKPVDVAVCVGLYVLRMWGITAGFHRYFSHRAFKTGRVFQFILAFVGSMSAQKGVLWWAANHRHHHRHSDQAEDIHSPLQKGFWWSHVGWILSDKYNDTRMEGIKDFARFPELVWLNRFHLVPTVMLAVAVYFIGGFSMLVWGFFVSTTLLWHGTFTINSLSHIFGKRRYKTTDTSRNNWLLALVTLGEGWHNNHHYHQNTANQGWFWWEVDLSYYALKVLSWFKVVEGLRMPSEATKYAFRKYTEAERAELAAPTRFWGASGARAQFVATKAAGDAARAAGDAARAAGDKVREALTAAADHLPTSAPPPSAVLKRR; translated from the coding sequence TTGCAGACACCGTCCCAAGCCCTGCCCGCGGCGGATGAGCGCCTCAACTGGCTCTCCTCCATCCCCTTCTTCGCCGTCCACCTGATGTGCCTCTTCGTCTTCGCCGTTGGCGCGAAGCCGGTGGACGTGGCCGTGTGCGTCGGCCTGTACGTCTTGCGCATGTGGGGCATCACCGCGGGCTTCCACCGCTACTTCTCCCACCGGGCCTTCAAGACGGGACGTGTCTTCCAGTTCATCCTCGCCTTCGTGGGCAGCATGTCCGCTCAGAAGGGCGTGCTCTGGTGGGCGGCGAACCACCGGCACCACCACCGCCACTCGGACCAGGCGGAGGACATCCACTCGCCCCTGCAGAAGGGCTTCTGGTGGAGCCACGTGGGCTGGATTCTCTCCGACAAGTACAACGACACCCGCATGGAGGGCATCAAGGACTTCGCCCGCTTCCCGGAGCTGGTGTGGCTCAACCGCTTCCACCTGGTGCCCACGGTGATGCTGGCCGTCGCCGTCTACTTCATCGGCGGCTTCTCCATGCTGGTGTGGGGCTTCTTCGTCAGCACCACCCTGCTGTGGCACGGCACCTTCACCATCAACTCGCTCAGCCACATCTTCGGCAAGCGCCGCTACAAGACGACGGACACCAGCCGGAACAACTGGCTGCTCGCGCTCGTCACCCTGGGCGAGGGTTGGCACAACAACCACCACTACCATCAGAACACCGCCAACCAGGGCTGGTTCTGGTGGGAGGTGGACCTCAGCTACTACGCCTTGAAGGTGCTCTCCTGGTTCAAGGTGGTGGAGGGACTGCGGATGCCCTCCGAGGCCACGAAGTACGCCTTCCGGAAGTACACCGAGGCGGAGCGCGCGGAGCTGGCAGCCCCCACCCGCTTCTGGGGTGCCTCCGGCGCACGGGCCCAGTTCGTGGCGACGAAGGCCGCGGGTGACGCTGCCCGCGCGGCCGGGGACGCGGCGAGGGCCGCGGGTGACAAGGTGCGCGAGGCGCTGACCGCCGCCGCCGACCATCTGCCGACGTCCGCACCGCCGCCGTCGGCCGTGCTCAAGCGGCGTTAG
- a CDS encoding protein kinase domain-containing protein, whose protein sequence is MVLEQNPNQVGRYRLSARIATGGMAEVYLGRRIDDDGSRGPAVAVKRLMPHLASDRRVVQMFLNEARITAQVRHPNVVTIIELGMEGNEPFIAMELLEGRSFAELRQEAAEHGHRVPLGITLRVLVEACRGLDAAHRAVDEAGRPLRIVHRDFTPDNIHVGVNGAVKVIDFGIAKADALGSGTEPGVLKGKFFYMSPEMIAGKPVDHRADLFAAGVMLYEQLCGRRPFTGLTADEVVGRIAEGRPRPPTAFDPSVPNALELVCLTALAKEPGARFDSLESFIGAIEAIGGAAEIASAEQLAAYVDSLFPPDRDIKRLALRRARLADPSHGGTPPPQARPLLSAVEVPAAWPSIKRTTSPDAATVAGATRQGLAGAATPGAEEARAAEAGASAHGAGLAAQGASAHGHAAQHASASAHGAAAPHPATSTPGHAGRAPAISAYGHAAQHPSASAHGPAAPHPATSTPGHAGRAPASSAHGHAAQTSAPGPTARSQLDAAPSGTMQRERGASDSGISEGGPRRSRRVPLLAAVVAVGVIIAGAAWFFTRPTPPPAERLARAQSATTPGAKAAALQGLGSDERASAEDLSQAGALLLKAGAHAPALELAERFVTRFPQDIEGHLLAARAATELRQGKRAERAIETASTLAPKDLRPTLALAELRERQGDVPGALDALATAHKRTPRSAEVTPRYGRMLSQSGRLDEAATVLSTWTRANDDAASLAELGFVRFRQQRVDEAATLLKRALRKDDRLAVAHYYLGAVLFRQGDTSGAERSYVEADRLSPEDPRALASRCQLHAHTGNAAGVTEVKRALAERFPTRAEALAAECVPLK, encoded by the coding sequence TTGGTGCTGGAGCAGAACCCCAATCAGGTGGGTCGCTACCGACTGTCCGCGCGTATCGCGACGGGCGGCATGGCGGAGGTGTACCTGGGCCGCCGCATCGATGATGACGGCAGCCGAGGGCCCGCGGTCGCCGTGAAGCGCTTGATGCCGCACCTCGCGTCGGACCGGCGCGTGGTGCAGATGTTCCTCAACGAGGCACGCATCACCGCGCAGGTGCGACACCCCAACGTCGTCACCATCATCGAGCTGGGCATGGAGGGCAACGAGCCCTTCATCGCCATGGAGCTGCTGGAGGGACGTTCGTTCGCCGAGCTGCGGCAGGAAGCCGCCGAGCACGGACATCGCGTGCCGCTGGGCATCACGCTGCGCGTGCTCGTGGAGGCGTGCCGAGGGCTCGACGCGGCGCACCGTGCCGTGGACGAGGCCGGCCGGCCGCTGCGCATCGTCCACCGTGACTTCACCCCGGACAACATCCACGTGGGGGTGAATGGCGCGGTGAAGGTCATCGACTTCGGCATCGCCAAGGCGGACGCGCTCGGGTCGGGCACGGAGCCCGGGGTCCTCAAGGGCAAGTTCTTCTACATGTCGCCGGAGATGATTGCCGGCAAGCCGGTGGACCACCGCGCGGACCTGTTCGCCGCGGGCGTCATGCTCTACGAGCAGCTCTGTGGGCGCCGGCCCTTCACCGGGCTCACGGCGGACGAGGTGGTGGGCCGCATCGCCGAGGGCCGCCCCCGGCCGCCCACCGCGTTCGACCCGTCCGTGCCCAACGCGCTGGAGCTGGTGTGCCTCACCGCGCTGGCCAAGGAGCCAGGGGCGCGGTTCGACAGCCTCGAATCGTTCATCGGCGCCATCGAGGCCATTGGCGGAGCCGCGGAGATCGCCTCGGCCGAGCAGTTGGCCGCGTATGTGGATTCGCTGTTCCCGCCGGACCGGGACATCAAGCGGCTGGCCCTGCGCCGCGCGCGGCTCGCGGACCCGTCCCATGGGGGCACGCCGCCTCCGCAGGCACGGCCCCTCTTGAGCGCGGTGGAGGTCCCCGCCGCGTGGCCGTCCATCAAGAGGACCACGAGCCCCGATGCCGCGACGGTGGCGGGGGCGACGCGGCAAGGCCTCGCGGGTGCGGCCACCCCGGGAGCGGAGGAGGCTCGCGCCGCGGAGGCGGGAGCTTCGGCGCATGGGGCTGGGCTCGCGGCACAGGGCGCCTCGGCGCATGGGCACGCCGCTCAGCATGCATCTGCTTCGGCGCATGGGGCTGCCGCGCCACACCCAGCGACCTCGACGCCTGGGCATGCCGGGCGGGCCCCAGCCATCTCCGCGTATGGGCACGCCGCTCAGCATCCATCTGCTTCGGCGCATGGGCCTGCCGCGCCACACCCGGCGACCTCGACGCCTGGGCATGCCGGACGGGCCCCAGCCAGCTCCGCGCACGGGCACGCCGCGCAGACCTCCGCACCTGGGCCTACGGCGCGGTCCCAGCTCGACGCGGCCCCCTCCGGGACGATGCAGCGGGAGCGTGGCGCATCGGACTCCGGAATCAGCGAGGGTGGGCCCCGTCGCTCCCGGCGTGTCCCGCTGCTCGCGGCCGTGGTCGCCGTGGGCGTCATCATCGCGGGCGCGGCCTGGTTCTTCACGCGCCCCACCCCGCCCCCCGCCGAGCGACTGGCCCGAGCCCAGAGCGCCACCACGCCGGGCGCCAAGGCCGCGGCCCTCCAGGGGCTCGGGTCGGACGAACGCGCGAGCGCCGAGGACCTGAGCCAGGCCGGAGCGCTCCTGCTCAAAGCGGGCGCGCACGCCCCGGCCCTGGAGCTGGCGGAGCGCTTCGTGACGCGCTTCCCTCAAGACATTGAAGGGCATCTGCTCGCCGCGCGCGCCGCCACGGAGCTGCGCCAGGGCAAACGCGCCGAGCGCGCCATCGAAACCGCCTCCACGCTGGCCCCCAAGGACCTTCGCCCCACCCTGGCCCTGGCCGAGCTTCGCGAGCGCCAGGGTGACGTGCCGGGCGCTCTGGACGCACTGGCCACGGCCCACAAACGCACGCCGCGCTCGGCGGAGGTGACGCCGCGCTACGGCCGGATGCTGTCCCAGAGCGGCCGGCTGGACGAAGCCGCCACCGTGCTCTCCACCTGGACGCGCGCGAATGACGACGCCGCGAGCCTCGCGGAGCTGGGCTTCGTCCGCTTCCGCCAGCAACGCGTGGACGAGGCCGCCACCCTGCTCAAGCGCGCGCTGCGCAAGGACGACCGTCTCGCCGTGGCACACTACTACCTGGGGGCCGTCCTCTTCCGGCAGGGCGACACATCCGGCGCCGAGCGCTCGTACGTCGAGGCGGACCGGCTCTCCCCCGAGGACCCGCGGGCGCTCGCCTCCCGCTGCCAGCTCCACGCCCACACGGGCAACGCGGCGGGTGTCACCGAAGTGAAGCGCGCCCTCGCCGAACGATTCCCCACCCGCGCCGAGGCCCTGGCCGCGGAGTGCGTCCCACTGAAATGA
- a CDS encoding GNAT family N-acetyltransferase codes for MEILRATPSEHTLLRNLYPLYLHDLSEFGVEYSLDEQGRWRPDFLPTWLIPAPEVHPLLLRWEGRVVGFAFVGQSPFPYMTPGRDYRMSEFFILRSERRNGLGRRAARAVFDRFPGIWEMSQLPSNRAAIAFWRSVIDEYTGGAFQDTYIDGAPAQVFDSRRRAPLLEGR; via the coding sequence ATGGAGATTCTCCGAGCGACTCCGTCCGAGCACACGCTGCTGCGCAACCTCTACCCGCTCTACCTGCACGACCTGAGCGAGTTCGGCGTGGAGTACAGCCTGGACGAGCAAGGCCGCTGGCGGCCCGACTTCCTGCCCACGTGGCTGATTCCCGCGCCCGAGGTCCACCCCCTGCTGCTGCGCTGGGAGGGCCGCGTGGTGGGCTTCGCCTTCGTGGGCCAGTCCCCCTTCCCGTACATGACGCCCGGACGCGACTACCGGATGAGCGAGTTCTTCATCCTTCGAAGCGAGCGGCGCAACGGGCTGGGTCGGCGCGCGGCCAGGGCGGTGTTCGACCGCTTCCCCGGCATCTGGGAGATGTCACAGCTCCCCAGCAACCGCGCGGCCATCGCCTTCTGGCGGAGCGTCATCGACGAGTACACGGGGGGCGCCTTCCAGGACACGTACATCGACGGCGCACCGGCCCAGGTCTTCGACAGCCGGCGGCGCGCGCCCCTCCTCGAGGGGCGGTAA
- a CDS encoding peroxiredoxin, which produces MLVPLIVAGLFSGAIPQAGETAPDFTAKDTAGNVYTLSEMVKQGSVILAFFPKAFTGGCTKELKAYRDRYADVEKAQGQVLAISMDDAETLARFKADLKAPFAFIPDPEGQIVTAYDVKMPVVSVPKRYTFVVGEDRKILKVESGSDAIDPNGAIVACPLRKPAGTKPAEPKAPATK; this is translated from the coding sequence ATGCTCGTGCCATTGATTGTTGCGGGACTCTTCAGCGGTGCCATCCCCCAGGCCGGTGAGACGGCGCCGGACTTCACGGCGAAGGACACCGCCGGCAACGTCTACACGTTGTCGGAGATGGTGAAGCAGGGGTCGGTCATCCTGGCCTTCTTCCCCAAGGCCTTCACTGGGGGCTGTACCAAGGAGCTCAAGGCCTACCGGGACCGCTACGCGGACGTGGAGAAGGCCCAGGGGCAGGTCCTGGCCATCAGCATGGATGACGCGGAGACGCTCGCGCGCTTCAAGGCGGACCTGAAGGCGCCCTTCGCCTTCATCCCCGACCCGGAAGGGCAGATTGTCACCGCGTATGACGTGAAGATGCCGGTGGTGTCGGTGCCCAAGCGCTACACGTTCGTCGTGGGCGAGGACCGGAAGATTCTCAAGGTCGAGTCCGGCAGCGACGCCATCGACCCCAACGGCGCGATTGTCGCCTGCCCCCTGCGCAAGCCCGCGGGGACGAAGCCGGCCGAGCCCAAGGCGCCCGCCACGAAGTAG
- a CDS encoding YjzC family protein, with protein MAKRYKTGDICESTGRYTFDGYTDGTTSPPVTAEERIIPLSKGETFPPIKSSKKGAYWK; from the coding sequence ATGGCAAAGCGGTACAAGACTGGCGACATCTGCGAGAGCACGGGCCGCTATACGTTCGATGGCTACACGGACGGCACCACCAGCCCTCCGGTGACCGCCGAGGAGCGGATCATTCCCCTGAGCAAGGGAGAGACGTTCCCTCCCATCAAGTCCTCGAAGAAGGGCGCCTACTGGAAGTAG
- a CDS encoding chloride channel protein: MMAGDAPASGPVLRRAVWIRLRAALSRFFLATLQASNRLRLPGPSVLPVAGAVVGLYSGLAAGIFSNLIGLVSGVTFGAATLKETLRQDQFKALMEAFAAARWHPEYAFIGVPLASGALLLARFIEPGGPRDEVKRRLRLLALLTLGGLSLYYPLVALAALNSVFGHSHNLPEALPHLPWWLMLLAPTLGGMAVGRLLRDRPETHGHGVPEVVRAVKSGANALPADRGLLKLVASAITIGSGGSAGREGPIVYGGAAFASTVGRVLGFSRRELSILLACGAGAGISASFNAPIAGAVFAMEIILREFELRVFSPIILASVAGTLVSQGVMGESAMLRHVPYELVSGGEVLAYAGLGIGCGLLAFTFVQLLHGMEHYFHGHGKDRLSVWLGSKPLPLRAGLGGLCAGVLAFASPTVWGSGHDYINLAALGRLPFVFLITACLLKLVATAITIGSGGSGGTFFPAALIGAMAGGAFGTLVHYFFPESTGPSGAYALVGMGGAVAALTRGPLTGMMMLYELSGNHDIILPLMVTCTIASALCHYLTERKAPKVQSDSDLLDATPVRALAVQLTPVPAGTPLRALTDLLLTSEAGTLPVLDTVGQLYGTVQVEQLREVWRDESVYPLLVASDLARKLPALAPDSNLAHALHVMDHEDVDALPVTASPGSQTCGLLTRAAVRRFLFAQHAQAHAEGNYPVSPSEAR, translated from the coding sequence ATGATGGCAGGTGATGCACCCGCTTCTGGCCCGGTGCTGCGGCGCGCAGTCTGGATTCGTCTGCGCGCCGCGCTGAGCCGCTTCTTCCTCGCGACCCTTCAAGCCTCCAACCGGTTGCGGCTGCCCGGCCCCTCCGTCCTCCCCGTGGCGGGCGCGGTGGTGGGTCTGTACAGCGGGCTGGCCGCCGGCATCTTCTCCAACCTCATCGGACTGGTGAGCGGCGTCACCTTCGGCGCGGCCACGCTGAAGGAAACGCTGCGGCAGGACCAGTTCAAGGCCCTGATGGAGGCGTTCGCCGCAGCCCGTTGGCATCCGGAGTACGCGTTCATCGGCGTGCCGCTGGCGTCGGGCGCGCTGCTGCTGGCCCGCTTCATCGAGCCGGGAGGCCCTCGCGACGAGGTGAAGCGCCGGCTGCGGCTGCTCGCCCTGCTGACTTTGGGCGGACTGTCGCTCTACTACCCCCTGGTGGCGCTGGCGGCGCTCAACAGTGTGTTCGGCCACTCCCACAACCTGCCGGAGGCGCTGCCGCACCTGCCCTGGTGGCTGATGCTGCTCGCGCCCACGCTGGGTGGCATGGCGGTGGGACGGCTGCTGAGAGACAGGCCGGAGACGCACGGCCACGGCGTTCCCGAGGTGGTGCGCGCGGTGAAGAGTGGCGCCAACGCGCTCCCCGCGGACCGGGGCCTGCTGAAGCTGGTGGCCTCCGCCATCACCATTGGCAGCGGTGGCTCGGCAGGGCGCGAGGGGCCCATCGTGTATGGCGGCGCGGCGTTCGCCTCCACCGTGGGCCGGGTGCTGGGCTTCAGCCGCAGGGAGCTGTCCATCCTCCTTGCGTGTGGCGCGGGCGCGGGCATCTCCGCGTCCTTCAACGCCCCCATCGCGGGCGCCGTGTTCGCGATGGAAATCATCCTCCGCGAGTTCGAGCTGCGCGTCTTCTCGCCCATCATCCTGGCCAGCGTCGCCGGCACCCTGGTGAGCCAGGGCGTCATGGGCGAGTCCGCCATGCTTCGGCACGTCCCCTACGAGCTCGTGAGTGGCGGCGAGGTGCTGGCCTACGCGGGCCTGGGGATTGGCTGCGGCCTGCTGGCCTTCACCTTCGTGCAGCTCCTGCACGGCATGGAGCACTACTTCCATGGGCATGGCAAGGACCGGCTCTCCGTGTGGCTCGGGAGCAAGCCGTTGCCGCTGCGCGCCGGCCTGGGCGGACTGTGCGCGGGCGTGTTGGCCTTCGCCAGCCCCACCGTGTGGGGCAGCGGGCACGACTACATCAACCTGGCCGCGTTGGGACGGCTCCCGTTCGTCTTCCTCATCACCGCGTGCCTGCTGAAGCTGGTCGCCACGGCCATCACCATTGGCTCGGGCGGCTCGGGCGGCACCTTCTTCCCCGCGGCCCTCATCGGCGCCATGGCCGGCGGCGCCTTCGGGACGCTGGTGCACTACTTCTTCCCGGAGAGCACGGGGCCCAGTGGGGCGTACGCCCTGGTGGGCATGGGCGGCGCGGTGGCGGCGCTCACCCGCGGGCCGCTCACCGGCATGATGATGCTGTACGAGCTGAGCGGAAACCACGACATCATCCTGCCGCTGATGGTGACGTGCACCATCGCCTCCGCGCTCTGCCACTACCTCACCGAGCGCAAGGCTCCGAAGGTCCAGAGCGATTCAGACCTGCTGGATGCCACGCCCGTGCGCGCGCTGGCGGTCCAGCTCACGCCCGTGCCCGCAGGAACCCCGCTGCGCGCCCTGACGGACCTGCTGCTCACCTCCGAGGCGGGCACGCTGCCCGTCCTCGATACGGTGGGCCAGCTCTACGGCACCGTGCAGGTGGAGCAACTGCGCGAGGTGTGGCGCGACGAGTCCGTGTACCCCCTGCTGGTGGCCAGCGACCTGGCGCGCAAGCTGCCCGCGCTGGCCCCCGATTCGAATCTGGCGCATGCGCTCCACGTCATGGACCACGAGGACGTGGATGCGCTGCCCGTTACCGCGTCGCCGGGAAGTCAGACGTGCGGCCTGCTCACCCGCGCCGCGGTGCGGCGGTTCCTCTTCGCGCAACACGCGCAGGCCCACGCGGAGGGCAACTACCCGGTCAGCCCGTCCGAGGCGCGCTGA
- a CDS encoding glycosyltransferase family 4 protein — protein sequence MNGRRKGIASEAEGRDTGAVPREGSRAPGNDVTPGRVRRVLMTADAVGDVWTYALELTRALAPHGVDVTLATMGGPLSQAQWAEARGIPNLVIEEGRFRLEWMEDPWEDVRSAGEWLLDLEHRLRPDVVHLNGYAHGALPWLRKPLVVGHACSLSWWRAVRGEGAPVNHARYREAVSEGLRAAGRVVTPSMDLLTSLQSHYGPLAGAEVIPHARRADRVPPRSEREPFILCVGSPWDEAKNIAALEAAAPRLGWPVKLAGDARHPSERKAEPRGLQWMGHLEPHVLAEWMSRASVFVLPARYAPFGLTALEAALSGCALVLSDLPSLREVWGDGAACFVPPDDVEALVETLEMLRKDPALRTRLALRARAWALTYTPRRMASQYLSVYARLAETENTVSPAGRSMH from the coding sequence ATGAACGGTCGGCGGAAGGGCATCGCGAGCGAAGCGGAAGGACGGGACACCGGCGCCGTGCCACGCGAGGGCTCGCGCGCACCGGGAAACGACGTCACGCCGGGCCGCGTGCGGCGCGTGCTGATGACGGCCGACGCCGTGGGCGATGTGTGGACGTACGCGCTGGAGCTGACCCGCGCCCTGGCGCCGCATGGCGTGGATGTGACGCTGGCGACCATGGGCGGGCCGCTCTCCCAGGCGCAGTGGGCCGAGGCGCGGGGCATCCCCAACCTCGTCATCGAGGAGGGCCGCTTCCGGTTGGAATGGATGGAGGACCCCTGGGAGGACGTGCGCTCCGCGGGGGAGTGGTTGCTCGACCTGGAGCACCGGCTTCGCCCGGACGTGGTGCACCTCAATGGTTATGCGCACGGGGCACTGCCCTGGTTGCGCAAGCCGCTGGTGGTGGGGCACGCGTGCAGCCTGTCGTGGTGGCGGGCGGTGCGAGGGGAGGGAGCCCCGGTGAACCATGCCCGCTACCGCGAGGCCGTCTCGGAGGGACTCCGCGCGGCGGGGCGGGTGGTGACGCCCAGCATGGACCTGCTCACCTCGCTCCAGTCCCACTATGGGCCGTTGGCCGGCGCGGAGGTGATTCCGCATGCCCGGCGCGCGGACCGTGTGCCGCCTCGCTCGGAGCGGGAGCCCTTCATCCTGTGTGTGGGCAGTCCGTGGGATGAGGCGAAGAACATCGCCGCGCTGGAGGCCGCCGCGCCTCGCCTGGGGTGGCCGGTGAAGCTCGCGGGCGACGCGAGGCACCCCTCCGAGCGGAAGGCGGAGCCACGCGGCCTCCAGTGGATGGGGCACCTGGAGCCTCATGTCCTGGCGGAGTGGATGTCACGGGCCTCGGTGTTTGTGCTGCCCGCCCGGTATGCGCCCTTTGGCCTCACGGCGCTGGAGGCGGCGCTGTCCGGCTGCGCGCTGGTGTTGAGCGACCTCCCGTCCCTGCGCGAGGTGTGGGGGGACGGGGCCGCGTGCTTCGTTCCACCGGATGACGTGGAGGCGCTGGTGGAGACGCTGGAGATGCTTCGCAAGGACCCGGCGCTGCGCACCCGGCTGGCCCTGCGCGCACGGGCATGGGCGCTGACGTACACGCCCCGACGGATGGCCAGCCAATACCTCTCCGTCTATGCGCGCCTCGCGGAGACGGAGAACACGGTGTCGCCAGCGGGGCGCTCCATGCACTGA
- a CDS encoding amidohydrolase family protein gives MGTVLKGGYVVELEPALVERVDLRIEGERIVARGQDLTPLADDEVVALSGKLVFPGLVSAHHRLHTVLGRGMPRPSLETYQDILEKVVWPYENALDLDAVQVAACASGLEALQCGTTTVCDLHSSPKAISGSLTRVARGLHEVGVRGLLAYAVSDRMGAVGREEGLEETVAFAKKAKGRFRGQVGAAPSFTLGPDALTGLSEALKSLGTGGVHLPLAEDPLDERLCNENYGASPVSRLLEAGLLSPKSQLAHVGHLDWADLAQVIATGAWLVHTPRANQGLEVGYAPALKFGARATLGADGVSADLFAEAQAAYLRSREAGQPIDVLRYLANGHRMASQMFDASVGPMREGSIADLLILDYLPATPLTAENLAWHVVFGLGSRHVEAVMVDGVWRMWARRPLSVSPTVVAEQAREAASAVWARMAEAAK, from the coding sequence TTGGGCACAGTCCTCAAGGGTGGTTACGTCGTCGAGCTGGAACCGGCGTTGGTCGAGCGTGTGGACCTGCGCATCGAAGGAGAACGCATCGTCGCCCGGGGGCAGGACCTGACGCCCCTCGCGGACGATGAAGTGGTGGCGCTGTCGGGCAAGCTCGTCTTCCCGGGGCTGGTGAGCGCGCACCACCGCCTGCACACGGTGCTGGGCCGGGGCATGCCGCGCCCCTCGCTGGAGACCTACCAGGACATCCTCGAGAAGGTCGTCTGGCCCTACGAGAACGCGCTCGACCTGGACGCGGTGCAGGTGGCCGCGTGTGCGAGTGGTCTGGAGGCGCTCCAGTGTGGCACCACCACCGTGTGCGACCTGCACTCCTCGCCCAAGGCGATTTCAGGCTCGCTGACGCGCGTGGCGCGCGGGCTCCATGAGGTGGGTGTGCGGGGCTTGCTCGCCTATGCGGTGTCGGACCGCATGGGCGCGGTGGGCCGCGAGGAAGGGCTGGAGGAGACGGTCGCCTTCGCGAAGAAGGCCAAGGGCCGCTTCCGGGGACAGGTGGGCGCGGCGCCCAGCTTCACGCTCGGGCCGGACGCGCTGACGGGCCTGTCGGAGGCGCTCAAGTCGCTGGGGACGGGCGGGGTGCACCTGCCGCTCGCCGAGGACCCGCTGGACGAGCGCCTCTGCAACGAGAACTACGGCGCCTCGCCGGTGTCGCGCTTGCTGGAGGCGGGCCTGTTGTCGCCCAAGAGCCAGCTCGCACATGTGGGGCATCTGGACTGGGCGGACCTGGCGCAGGTGATTGCCACGGGCGCGTGGCTGGTGCACACGCCGCGCGCGAACCAGGGCCTGGAGGTGGGCTACGCGCCCGCGTTGAAGTTCGGCGCCCGGGCCACGCTGGGTGCGGACGGCGTGTCGGCGGACCTGTTCGCGGAGGCGCAGGCGGCGTACCTGCGCTCGCGCGAGGCGGGGCAGCCCATCGACGTGCTGCGCTACCTGGCCAACGGGCATCGCATGGCGTCGCAGATGTTCGACGCCTCGGTGGGCCCCATGCGCGAGGGCTCCATCGCGGACCTGCTCATCCTGGACTACCTGCCCGCCACGCCGCTCACCGCGGAGAACCTGGCGTGGCACGTGGTGTTCGGCCTGGGCAGCCGGCACGTGGAGGCGGTGATGGTGGACGGTGTCTGGCGCATGTGGGCGCGCCGGCCGCTGTCGGTGAGCCCCACCGTGGTGGCCGAGCAGGCGCGCGAGGCCGCCTCGGCCGTTTGGGCCCGCATGGCGGAGGCGGCGAAGTAG